The following are encoded in a window of Brevibacillus sp. DP1.3A genomic DNA:
- a CDS encoding amino acid ABC transporter permease, producing the protein MNLDFAQIVPYIPFILEGIKGTLLVTLISVVLGFFWGSILALIKISNVKLLNWIAVAYTSVFRGTPLILQLTFVYFATPQLTGYNISQLEAAVLTFTLNSGAYISETIRGGILAVDKGQWEAAKALGVPYHRMMLDIILPQAVKNILPALVNETIALLKESALVSTIGLADIMQNANVVKGTIFRYFEPYMIAGTLYYVMVMILTWVARVLERRMRLSD; encoded by the coding sequence ATGAATTTGGATTTTGCACAAATCGTGCCCTATATTCCTTTCATATTGGAAGGGATAAAGGGCACGCTACTTGTTACTTTGATTTCGGTTGTATTGGGATTTTTCTGGGGCTCCATCCTCGCACTTATTAAAATTTCGAATGTGAAATTGCTAAACTGGATCGCGGTTGCCTATACGTCTGTTTTCCGCGGGACACCTTTGATTTTGCAGCTGACCTTTGTTTATTTTGCAACGCCACAGCTTACTGGCTACAACATTTCTCAATTGGAAGCAGCTGTACTGACGTTTACACTAAACTCAGGTGCATACATTTCTGAGACGATTCGCGGTGGGATTTTGGCGGTGGATAAAGGGCAGTGGGAAGCGGCCAAGGCGCTTGGTGTACCATATCACCGGATGATGCTCGACATTATTTTGCCGCAGGCTGTCAAAAATATCTTGCCTGCACTTGTCAATGAAACGATTGCGCTCTTGAAGGAATCTGCACTCGTTTCTACGATTGGTCTTGCAGACATCATGCAGAACGCGAATGTGGTTAAAGGCACCATCTTCCGCTATTTTGAGCCATACATGATCGCCGGTACCCTGTACTATGTCATGGTTATGATCCTGACTTGGGTAGCTCGCGTGCTGGAACGGAGGATGAGACTCAGTGATTAA
- a CDS encoding amino acid ABC transporter ATP-binding protein: MIKIDNITKSFGQLNVLKGITTNIGKGEVVAIIGPSGSGKSTLLRCINLMETPTTGTITINGQEITAPKADVMGIRQQIGMVFQHFHLFPHMTVLKNLTYAPMKVKGMSAAEAEQKARELLARVGLADKADVFPSRLSGGQKQRVAIARSLVMEPQIMLFDEPTSALDPEMVKEVLEVMKGLADSGMTMAIVTHEMRFAEEVSDRILFLDDGRLLEDTPPEEFFQKPRSERAQQFLEKVR, translated from the coding sequence GTGATTAAGATCGATAACATTACGAAGTCATTTGGGCAACTGAATGTATTGAAGGGCATCACGACGAACATCGGTAAAGGTGAGGTTGTCGCCATTATCGGTCCATCTGGATCGGGGAAGTCAACGCTATTGCGTTGCATCAACCTCATGGAGACACCAACGACGGGTACAATTACGATCAACGGACAGGAAATTACAGCTCCAAAGGCTGACGTGATGGGCATTCGTCAGCAAATCGGGATGGTTTTCCAGCATTTTCACCTGTTTCCGCATATGACTGTATTGAAAAACTTGACCTATGCTCCCATGAAAGTAAAAGGCATGTCTGCGGCAGAAGCAGAACAAAAGGCGAGAGAGCTATTGGCACGCGTAGGGTTAGCAGACAAAGCGGATGTCTTTCCATCACGCTTGTCAGGCGGTCAGAAGCAGCGTGTAGCCATTGCCCGTTCGCTGGTGATGGAGCCACAAATCATGCTGTTTGACGAGCCGACCTCTGCCCTCGACCCAGAGATGGTCAAGGAGGTTTTGGAGGTTATGAAGGGGCTGGCTGATAGCGGAATGACCATGGCAATCGTTACGCATGAAATGCGCTTTGCTGAAGAGGTGTCAGACCGTATTTTGTTCCTCGATGATGGTCGTCTCTTGGAGGATACGCCACCAGAAGAGTTTTTCCAAAAGCCAAGAAGTGAACGTGCCCAGCAGTTTTTGGAGAAGGTTCGGTAA
- the thiT gene encoding energy-coupled thiamine transporter ThiT: MDRQRLVILLEMAMMAALAIVFSQIKVFDMPQGGSVSLVMVPIALIAVRRGLAAGVITGLVVGFLQLLLGSTVVHPVQLLLDYPLAFGALGLAGLVRLSGYEGTKQRIMVLWSSLFIGVIGRFVCHFLSGMIWFGSYAPEGVPVWQYSLIYNITYLLPEMIIAGVVMTVVLSSASQLLFPARDRVA, from the coding sequence TTGGATCGTCAACGGTTGGTCATTTTGTTGGAAATGGCGATGATGGCGGCTCTTGCAATTGTGTTTAGTCAGATCAAGGTTTTCGATATGCCACAGGGCGGCTCTGTATCCCTGGTGATGGTGCCAATCGCGTTGATCGCTGTTCGCCGTGGACTCGCTGCTGGTGTCATTACAGGACTTGTTGTCGGATTTCTTCAATTGCTCTTGGGCAGTACAGTTGTCCATCCAGTTCAGCTGTTGCTGGATTATCCGCTCGCTTTTGGTGCGCTGGGTCTCGCTGGGCTTGTTCGCCTGTCTGGCTACGAAGGAACGAAGCAACGAATCATGGTACTGTGGAGCAGCTTGTTCATCGGCGTGATTGGACGATTTGTCTGCCATTTTCTATCCGGTATGATTTGGTTTGGCAGCTACGCGCCAGAAGGTGTACCAGTCTGGCAATATTCCCTCATTTATAACATTACGTATCTGCTGCCAGAAATGATTATCGCGGGAGTCGTCATGACAGTTGTGCTCAGCAGCGCATCGCAGCTGCTGTTCCCTGCACGCGATCGAGTCGCGTAA
- a CDS encoding DegV family protein, whose translation MPIVILTDSASDIDASVRQSLGIVAVPLKIMFGAETYVDAVTISSSEFFDKLKQSSVMPTTSQPSPLEFAEAYKEIHEKYGKDVQIIAILLSGSLSGTYQSAMIAKSMLDENIDITVIDSRKASFVHGMICVEAAKAAQAGKNKEQILDQIDRYLDEVQVYFIVDTLEFLQKGGRIGKASAVIGSLLNIKPILTLDTAGYVSAFDKVRGTKKALNRVFEALQEYAQGEPVKIAVLHSSVPDQAAELLERLKQEFSVTDSWLEQIGPVIGTHTGPGLLGIVVVKDK comes from the coding sequence ATGCCAATTGTGATTCTTACCGACAGCGCGTCTGATATCGATGCGTCTGTGAGGCAGTCATTGGGGATCGTGGCCGTCCCGTTGAAAATCATGTTTGGGGCGGAAACGTATGTGGACGCGGTCACTATCTCGTCTTCGGAGTTTTTCGATAAGCTGAAGCAATCGAGCGTGATGCCAACGACCTCACAGCCGTCTCCGCTTGAATTTGCTGAAGCGTACAAAGAGATCCATGAGAAATATGGCAAGGACGTGCAAATCATTGCCATACTCTTATCGGGTTCCTTATCGGGTACGTATCAATCAGCGATGATCGCCAAGTCGATGTTGGATGAAAATATCGACATTACGGTGATCGATTCGCGCAAAGCTTCGTTTGTTCATGGAATGATCTGCGTGGAGGCTGCCAAAGCCGCACAAGCAGGCAAGAACAAGGAGCAGATTCTGGATCAGATTGATCGTTATTTGGATGAGGTGCAGGTATACTTTATTGTAGATACACTGGAGTTCCTGCAAAAAGGCGGTCGGATCGGAAAAGCATCTGCCGTTATCGGTTCGCTCTTGAATATCAAGCCGATTTTGACACTGGATACCGCTGGGTACGTGTCTGCTTTTGACAAGGTAAGAGGGACGAAGAAAGCTCTGAATCGCGTATTTGAAGCTTTGCAGGAATACGCGCAAGGGGAGCCTGTGAAAATCGCTGTGCTGCACAGCAGTGTTCCAGATCAAGCGGCTGAGCTATTGGAGCGACTCAAGCAAGAGTTTTCGGTAACGGACTCTTGGTTGGAACAGATTGGTCCCGTGATCGGTACGCATACAGGTCCAGGGCTTCTTGGGATCGTCGTGGTAAAAGATAAGTAA
- a CDS encoding DAK2 domain-containing protein: MVHTRLDGVLFSRMVYLGANLLSDNVRVVDGLNVFPVPDGDTGTNMNLTFSSGVEELTRKESPRITESAAALAKGLLMGARGNSGVILSQLFRGFSKSVNGKDEVNARQFADALKAGVDSAYQAVMKPVEGTILTVAREAAEMAVRAARTSDDIISVMEKTYEQAQATLLRTPEMLPVLKEVGVVDSGGQGLLFIYEGFLRALRGEELSADRERSVPKIGQEELDKLISEQHNAQIHMKTEDITYGYCTEFMVHVAHSTEPNKKTFSEALFRNHLDTMGDSLLVVSDEEVVKVHIHAEHPGSVLQYAQQFGSLHRLKIENMREQHANILKAEESKGQAKPETAAQAATELLPYGLIAVAAGGGIATILRSMGVHVVVEGGQTMNPSTEDFMKAIEGLNAQHIIILPNNSNIIMAAQQASELAEVPVSVVPTKSIPQGLAALVSFRADVEPETNAQAMTKAIAQVKTGMVTHAVRDTQMGEVEIKEGDFIGMAEKEIVTAGPDLLACATTLLLGMVDEDSEIVTIFLGEDATEDQAHALEKALSDAYPDVEVEIQAGGQPLYPFIFSVE, from the coding sequence TTGGTACATACGCGTCTAGATGGCGTGCTGTTTAGCCGGATGGTTTACCTGGGGGCGAACCTTTTATCCGACAACGTCAGAGTAGTGGATGGATTAAACGTCTTTCCTGTGCCGGATGGCGATACGGGGACAAACATGAATTTGACTTTCTCTTCCGGTGTGGAGGAGCTGACTCGAAAAGAATCCCCCCGAATCACTGAATCGGCAGCTGCTTTGGCAAAAGGTCTGTTAATGGGCGCGCGCGGTAACTCCGGCGTGATTTTGTCCCAGTTATTCCGCGGCTTCAGCAAATCAGTCAATGGAAAAGATGAGGTTAACGCCCGTCAGTTTGCCGATGCCTTGAAAGCTGGTGTTGACTCTGCGTATCAGGCAGTGATGAAGCCGGTAGAAGGCACGATTTTGACTGTTGCCCGTGAAGCGGCGGAGATGGCTGTGCGTGCAGCGCGCACGTCAGATGATATTATCTCTGTCATGGAAAAAACATACGAGCAGGCGCAAGCTACGCTGTTGCGTACGCCGGAAATGCTGCCTGTTCTAAAAGAAGTGGGCGTAGTCGACTCAGGTGGACAAGGTCTCTTGTTTATTTATGAAGGGTTTTTGCGAGCATTGCGCGGGGAAGAGCTTTCCGCCGATCGTGAGCGTTCGGTACCTAAAATCGGTCAGGAAGAGCTGGACAAGCTCATTTCTGAGCAGCATAATGCACAAATCCACATGAAAACAGAAGACATCACCTACGGATACTGTACGGAGTTTATGGTTCATGTCGCGCATAGCACCGAGCCGAACAAAAAGACGTTCTCAGAAGCGCTGTTCCGCAACCATCTGGATACGATGGGCGATTCATTACTAGTCGTCTCTGATGAAGAAGTGGTCAAGGTACATATTCATGCAGAGCATCCGGGAAGCGTATTGCAATACGCTCAGCAATTCGGCAGTCTGCATCGACTGAAGATAGAAAACATGCGTGAGCAGCATGCGAACATTCTAAAAGCGGAAGAAAGCAAAGGACAGGCGAAGCCAGAAACAGCTGCTCAAGCTGCTACAGAGCTGCTTCCATACGGATTGATCGCGGTAGCTGCTGGTGGGGGAATCGCAACGATTCTGCGCAGCATGGGTGTGCATGTGGTGGTAGAGGGCGGCCAAACGATGAATCCGAGCACAGAGGACTTCATGAAGGCCATCGAAGGACTGAATGCCCAGCACATCATTATCCTGCCAAACAACAGCAATATCATCATGGCAGCCCAGCAGGCATCCGAGCTCGCTGAAGTTCCTGTATCTGTCGTACCGACGAAGAGCATTCCGCAGGGATTGGCAGCACTGGTCAGCTTCCGTGCAGATGTTGAACCGGAAACGAACGCGCAAGCAATGACCAAGGCGATTGCCCAGGTGAAAACAGGTATGGTGACGCACGCGGTTCGCGACACGCAAATGGGTGAGGTAGAAATCAAAGAAGGCGATTTTATCGGCATGGCTGAGAAAGAAATCGTCACAGCAGGTCCCGACTTGCTAGCTTGCGCAACGACGTTGCTCTTGGGAATGGTGGATGAAGACTCCGAAATCGTGACGATATTCTTAGGAGAAGATGCGACAGAAGATCAGGCTCATGCTTTAGAAAAAGCTTTGTCTGATGCATACCCGGATGTGGAAGTTGAGATCCAGGCAGGCGGTCAACCGTTGTATCCATTCATTTTTTCTGTCGAGTAA
- the rpmB gene encoding 50S ribosomal protein L28: MARRCFVTGKSAKAGNARSHSMRATRRTWGVNVQKVRILVNGKPKRVYVSTRALKSGLVTRV, from the coding sequence ATGGCACGTCGTTGCTTTGTAACAGGTAAATCTGCTAAAGCTGGAAACGCTCGCTCCCACTCCATGCGCGCAACTCGCCGCACTTGGGGTGTCAACGTACAAAAAGTGCGCATTCTCGTAAATGGAAAACCGAAGCGCGTTTATGTAAGTACTCGAGCACTGAAATCCGGTCTCGTAACTCGCGTATAG
- a CDS encoding Asp23/Gls24 family envelope stress response protein: MTVEMNTSLGKIDVTEDVIARIAGGAAMEVFGLVGMASRKALKDGIAELLGRDNLSKGVVVHNTNGEVVLDMHIIVSYGVKISEVAGNVQRRVRYTLEQTVGIDVTAVNIFVQGVRTDRDM, translated from the coding sequence ATGACAGTGGAAATGAATACATCGCTAGGAAAGATCGATGTTACAGAAGATGTGATCGCACGGATCGCTGGAGGCGCGGCCATGGAAGTTTTTGGACTTGTGGGCATGGCTTCTCGCAAAGCGTTGAAAGATGGAATCGCTGAACTGTTAGGAAGAGACAACCTGAGTAAAGGTGTCGTCGTTCATAACACAAATGGCGAAGTAGTATTGGACATGCACATTATCGTCAGCTATGGCGTGAAAATTTCCGAGGTGGCAGGCAACGTTCAACGCCGTGTTCGATATACCTTGGAGCAAACAGTAGGCATTGATGTGACTGCTGTTAATATTTTTGTGCAGGGAGTTCGTACAGACAGGGATATGTAA
- a CDS encoding transporter substrate-binding domain-containing protein, with protein sequence MKKTKSFITLALTSMLAAVVIAGCGTGNQTATGQAPAPSAGDKKTLVMATSADYKPYEYHDLSSGKDEIVGFDIDIAKYIAKELGYELQINDMNFDGLIPALQTKRADFVMAGMTATPEREKNADFSTIYYDAKNTIVAKKDSNLTKPEQLAGKKVAVQLGSIQEGAAKEIAKTVSGLQITSLNKLPEIVEEVKAGRVDAAIIEDTVAKGFVENNDTLQFTTLEENEQNGSAVAFPQGSPHVEKFNEVIKKMQENGEMDKLIKKWFGQ encoded by the coding sequence ATGAAGAAAACAAAATCATTTATTACTTTGGCACTTACTTCTATGCTTGCGGCAGTCGTGATCGCTGGATGCGGTACAGGCAATCAAACCGCAACAGGACAAGCACCTGCACCTTCTGCTGGCGATAAGAAAACATTGGTTATGGCTACTTCTGCTGACTATAAGCCATATGAATATCACGACCTGAGCAGCGGAAAAGATGAGATTGTCGGCTTTGACATTGATATCGCGAAATATATTGCAAAAGAGCTCGGCTATGAACTGCAAATCAATGACATGAACTTTGACGGACTTATTCCGGCACTGCAAACGAAACGCGCGGACTTCGTTATGGCTGGCATGACAGCAACACCTGAGCGCGAGAAGAACGCTGATTTCTCCACCATCTATTACGATGCGAAAAATACGATCGTAGCAAAGAAAGACAGCAATCTGACCAAGCCTGAGCAATTGGCTGGCAAAAAAGTGGCGGTACAGCTCGGTTCTATTCAGGAAGGGGCAGCAAAGGAGATTGCAAAGACTGTTTCCGGCTTGCAGATCACTTCACTGAACAAGCTACCTGAGATTGTCGAAGAAGTAAAAGCGGGCCGTGTAGATGCTGCTATTATCGAGGACACGGTAGCGAAAGGCTTCGTGGAAAACAATGACACTCTGCAATTCACCACTCTGGAAGAAAACGAACAGAATGGCTCTGCTGTTGCGTTTCCACAAGGATCGCCACACGTAGAGAAATTTAATGAAGTCATTAAAAAGATGCAAGAAAACGGAGAAATGGACAAGCTGATTAAAAAATGGTTCGGTCAATAA
- the spoVM gene encoding stage V sporulation protein SpoVM, with product MRFYTIKLPKFLGGMIRGIIEAFNKKK from the coding sequence ATGCGGTTTTACACCATCAAGTTGCCGAAGTTCCTGGGTGGCATGATTCGGGGCATCATCGAGGCGTTCAACAAGAAGAAGTGA